A portion of the Roseovarius sp. SCSIO 43702 genome contains these proteins:
- the rimP gene encoding ribosome maturation factor RimP: protein MSNDLIAKAAIDRRLAEIVTPVIEGLGFELVRLRLMGGKTHTLQIMAERPEGGIEVDDCARISTEVSAVLDVEDPLVETYTLEVSSPGIDRPLTRLKDFESFEGYEAKIETSELIDGRKRFKGVLAGVEDDEVLINLDEGTVGLKFDWLSDAKLVLTDELIKEMLRQRKDAGVLDEDQFDAIEEDASEEE from the coding sequence ATGAGCAACGACCTTATTGCCAAGGCTGCGATTGATCGACGGCTGGCCGAGATCGTCACCCCGGTGATCGAGGGCCTGGGATTCGAACTCGTGCGGCTGCGCCTCATGGGCGGCAAGACGCACACTCTGCAGATCATGGCCGAACGGCCCGAGGGCGGTATCGAGGTGGATGACTGCGCGCGGATCAGCACCGAGGTGAGCGCCGTGCTCGATGTCGAGGATCCCCTGGTGGAAACCTACACGCTCGAGGTTTCGAGCCCCGGTATCGACCGCCCGCTCACGCGGCTGAAGGATTTCGAGAGTTTCGAGGGTTACGAGGCCAAGATCGAGACAAGTGAACTGATCGATGGACGCAAGCGGTTCAAGGGCGTGCTGGCCGGTGTCGAGGATGACGAGGTTCTGATCAACCTCGACGAGGGCACGGTCGGGTTGAAGTTCGACTGGCTGTCGGACGCCAAGCTCGTCCTGACGGATGAATTGATCAAGGAAATGCTGCGCCAGCGCAAGGACGCGGGCGTGTTGGATGAAGACCAGTTTGACGCAATCGAAGAAGACGCGTCGGAGGAGGAGTGA
- a CDS encoding murein L,D-transpeptidase family protein, with amino-acid sequence MRILRIVAVLLAALTVSACGSKFKTYNGPEVTHVVINKGDRRMYLLHHEQVLKQYKIDLGFAPSGHKRFRGDGRTPEGLYKIDRRNPDSAFHLSIGIDYPNERDLAFARMQGKSPGGDIFIHGRPNKKKRGLGRDWTAGCISVKDRHIEDIYAMVRNGTPVTINP; translated from the coding sequence ATGCGTATTCTGAGAATTGTCGCGGTCTTGCTGGCCGCTTTGACCGTTTCGGCCTGTGGGTCGAAATTCAAGACATATAACGGGCCGGAGGTGACACATGTGGTCATCAACAAGGGCGACCGGAGGATGTATCTGCTGCATCACGAGCAGGTGTTGAAGCAGTACAAGATCGACCTGGGCTTTGCGCCCTCTGGGCACAAGCGGTTCAGGGGCGACGGGCGAACGCCGGAGGGCCTCTACAAGATCGACCGGCGCAACCCTGACAGCGCGTTTCACCTGTCGATCGGGATCGACTATCCGAACGAACGGGATTTGGCATTTGCCCGCATGCAGGGCAAAAGCCCGGGCGGAGATATCTTCATCCACGGGCGGCCCAACAAGAAGAAGCGCGGCTTGGGGCGCGACTGGACCGCCGGATGCATTTCGGTCAAGGACCGGCATATCGAGGACATCTACGCGATGGTCCGCAACGGGACGCCGGTGACGATCAATCCGTAA
- a CDS encoding MarR family winged helix-turn-helix transcriptional regulator: MSTSPSNSLAVALFGEILVADQMIRSRLSRVLPKGMEISHFTVLNHLARAGDERSPAQLAKSFHVTRGAMTNTLHKLEWAGYVHIRPDWDDARRKMVAISPAGRKARDAAVSAITPIISEMVAELGEDRVRSALPVLRGLRDKLERQD, from the coding sequence ATGAGCACGTCGCCGAGTAACTCCCTGGCCGTTGCGCTGTTCGGAGAGATACTGGTTGCGGATCAGATGATTCGCAGCCGGCTTTCCCGAGTGCTTCCGAAGGGGATGGAGATCTCTCATTTCACCGTGCTCAATCATCTTGCCCGCGCCGGGGACGAGCGCAGCCCCGCGCAGCTTGCCAAGAGCTTCCATGTCACGCGCGGGGCGATGACCAACACGCTGCACAAGCTGGAATGGGCAGGCTATGTCCACATCCGACCCGATTGGGACGACGCACGCCGCAAGATGGTGGCGATCAGCCCCGCAGGCCGGAAGGCACGGGACGCGGCCGTGTCGGCAATCACGCCGATCATCTCGGAGATGGTCGCCGAACTGGGCGAGGACCGGGTTCGGAGCGCCCTGCCCGTGCTGCGCGGTTTGCGCGACAAGCTCGAACGTCAGGACTGA
- a CDS encoding ComF family protein yields the protein MNAGVVQSVLRLVYPPRCLTCGEEVASDFGLCGPCWRETPFVTGLCCDACGIGLPTGPDMPNEIRCDDCLTQGRPWSKGRSAMAYSGNGRKIVLALKHGDRHDVVRPAGAWLARAAAPLVLPRMIVAPVPLHWMRMIKRRFNQSALLARALAAEAGLDLGPDLLIRPRATESLGGLGYEMRHRTMQNAITAHPRRGADMAGRPVLLVDDVMTSGATLSVAAQACLAAGASDVRIVTLARAGKDA from the coding sequence ATGAACGCGGGCGTGGTGCAATCGGTTCTGCGGCTGGTTTATCCGCCGCGCTGCCTGACCTGTGGTGAAGAGGTCGCGTCGGATTTCGGACTTTGCGGACCGTGCTGGCGCGAGACGCCCTTCGTCACGGGGCTTTGCTGCGATGCCTGCGGGATCGGGCTGCCGACCGGGCCGGACATGCCCAATGAGATCAGGTGCGACGACTGCCTGACGCAGGGTCGTCCGTGGTCGAAGGGCCGAAGCGCGATGGCTTATTCGGGCAACGGTCGGAAGATCGTGCTCGCGCTCAAGCATGGTGACCGGCACGATGTGGTAAGACCTGCGGGCGCGTGGCTCGCGCGGGCGGCCGCGCCGCTTGTCCTGCCCCGCATGATTGTCGCGCCGGTGCCGCTTCACTGGATGCGAATGATCAAGCGGCGGTTCAATCAATCCGCCTTGCTGGCACGGGCTCTGGCCGCGGAGGCGGGGCTGGATCTCGGTCCCGATCTCTTGATCCGGCCGCGGGCCACCGAGAGCCTGGGCGGCTTGGGGTACGAAATGCGGCACAGGACGATGCAGAACGCCATCACCGCGCATCCGAGGCGCGGGGCGGACATGGCCGGGCGCCCGGTTCTCCTGGTCGATGACGTCATGACGTCGGGGGCCACGCTTTCGGTCGCGGCGCAGGCCTGCCTTGCCGCCGGGGCGAGCGATGTGCGGATCGTCACTCTGGCACGGGCGGGAAAGGATGCTTAG
- a CDS encoding CAP domain-containing protein codes for MTRLLVFLFAGVLALGACSTPAPQPTIGPDGKPLPQVYRIQPGATSQIQYGMLDSVNALRQAAGHPPVTLDPNLTAAAETHARDMSVQNRPWHFGSDGSSPIDRVRRVGYQGELVGEAISETYETETETLAAWMQDEGSRRVILSPEARRMGFAWLQEDNGKIWWTLVMGK; via the coding sequence ATGACACGTCTTCTGGTATTCCTCTTCGCCGGTGTTCTGGCCCTCGGCGCGTGTTCGACCCCTGCACCGCAACCCACGATCGGTCCCGATGGCAAACCGCTCCCGCAAGTCTACCGCATCCAGCCGGGCGCCACCTCGCAGATCCAGTATGGCATGCTCGATTCAGTGAACGCCCTGCGTCAGGCCGCCGGGCATCCGCCCGTCACGCTCGACCCGAACCTGACCGCCGCCGCCGAGACCCACGCGCGCGACATGTCGGTGCAGAACCGTCCCTGGCATTTCGGCTCCGACGGCTCTTCGCCAATCGACCGGGTGCGCCGCGTCGGCTACCAGGGCGAACTGGTCGGAGAGGCGATCTCCGAAACCTACGAGACCGAGACCGAGACGCTCGCGGCCTGGATGCAGGACGAGGGATCGCGCCGCGTGATCCTCTCCCCCGAAGCGCGCAGGATGGGTTTCGCATGGCTTCAGGAAGACAATGGCAAGATCTGGTGGACCTTGGTGATGGGCAAGTGA
- a CDS encoding methyltransferase domain-containing protein, with protein MTTPPKLTDRAALARHRARRAPGSALFLHEAAIDEMHDRLSMVNKTFHRPAVVTGHPSAWGGVLPGAKLVPDDETLDLGENAHDLILHGMCLHWANDPVGQLIQCRRALEPDGLLLVAMLGGETLQELRASLAQAEAEVSGGLSPRVAPMAEIRDLGGLMQRAGFALPVADLLPLRASYRDLAHLAHDLRAMGETSALEARPRRFTRRSLFDRADALYRAHFAEDDGRIRASFDLIMLTGWSPDASQPQPLRPGSASARLADALGTTEKPLKD; from the coding sequence ATGACCACGCCCCCCAAGCTCACCGACCGAGCGGCCCTCGCCCGCCACCGTGCGCGTCGGGCCCCAGGGTCGGCCCTGTTCCTGCACGAGGCAGCGATCGACGAGATGCATGATCGTCTGTCGATGGTTAACAAAACCTTTCACCGACCCGCCGTCGTGACGGGCCACCCATCGGCCTGGGGCGGCGTGTTGCCGGGGGCAAAGCTCGTGCCGGACGACGAAACGCTGGACCTGGGCGAGAACGCGCATGACCTGATCCTGCACGGCATGTGCCTGCACTGGGCGAACGATCCGGTCGGGCAACTCATCCAGTGCCGCCGTGCGCTTGAACCCGACGGCCTTCTGCTCGTCGCGATGCTGGGTGGCGAGACGCTGCAAGAGCTTCGCGCGTCTCTCGCCCAGGCCGAGGCGGAAGTTTCAGGCGGGCTTTCACCCCGCGTGGCGCCGATGGCCGAAATCCGCGATCTGGGCGGCCTCATGCAGCGCGCGGGCTTCGCCCTGCCGGTGGCCGACCTCCTTCCGCTCAGGGCCTCCTACCGCGATCTCGCCCATCTGGCGCACGACCTGCGCGCGATGGGCGAAACCAGCGCCCTCGAGGCCCGACCGCGCCGCTTCACACGTCGCTCTCTCTTCGATCGCGCGGACGCACTCTACCGCGCCCATTTCGCCGAAGACGACGGCCGCATCCGCGCGAGCTTCGATCTGATCATGCTCACCGGCTGGTCTCCCGATGCTTCCCAGCCACAGCCGCTTCGCCCCGGCTCGGCATCGGCACGGCTCGCCGATGCGCTCGGCACCACGGAAAAGCCGCTCAAAGATTGA
- the hemH gene encoding ferrochelatase produces the protein MTDAHRPAHAGPDHPPVRHGRTGILLANLGTPDATDYWSMRRYLNEFLSDKRVIDYPSWKWQPILQTIILSKRPFSSGAAYKSIWNEERNESPLMTITREQTEAISDALTADYGDQVRVDFCMRYGNPSTASKVREMVEAGCTRILFFPLYPHYAGATSATANDQFFRALMKETWQPTARVVEPYFENPAYIDALAKSVETAYAAMETRPDILVVSYHGMPKRYLMQGDPYHCQCQKTTRLLRERLGWDKADITTTFQSVFGPEEWLRPYTVEEVARLAREDGKRNIAVIAPAFSADCIETLEEINEEIRESFEEAGGETFTYIPCLNASDDHIWALTSIIRDNLGGWVA, from the coding sequence ATGACAGACGCCCACCGTCCCGCCCATGCCGGCCCGGATCATCCACCCGTCCGCCACGGCCGCACCGGGATCCTGCTGGCCAATCTCGGCACACCCGATGCCACCGATTACTGGTCCATGCGCCGGTATCTCAACGAGTTCCTTTCCGACAAGCGCGTCATCGACTATCCGTCGTGGAAATGGCAGCCGATCCTGCAAACCATCATCCTGAGCAAACGCCCCTTCTCGAGCGGCGCGGCCTACAAGTCGATCTGGAACGAGGAGCGCAACGAAAGCCCGCTCATGACCATCACGCGCGAGCAGACCGAGGCGATCTCGGACGCGCTCACCGCTGACTACGGCGATCAGGTGAGGGTCGATTTCTGCATGCGCTACGGCAATCCCTCGACCGCGTCCAAGGTGCGCGAAATGGTCGAGGCGGGTTGCACCCGCATCCTCTTCTTCCCGCTCTACCCCCACTACGCAGGCGCCACATCGGCCACGGCGAACGATCAGTTCTTTCGCGCACTGATGAAGGAAACGTGGCAACCTACGGCCCGCGTGGTGGAACCCTATTTCGAGAATCCCGCCTATATCGACGCGTTGGCGAAATCGGTCGAAACCGCCTATGCGGCGATGGAGACACGGCCGGATATCCTCGTCGTCTCCTATCACGGCATGCCGAAACGCTACCTGATGCAGGGCGATCCCTATCATTGCCAATGCCAGAAGACGACGCGCCTCCTGCGTGAACGGCTGGGATGGGACAAGGCCGACATCACGACGACCTTCCAATCCGTTTTCGGCCCCGAGGAATGGCTCAGGCCCTACACGGTCGAAGAAGTCGCGCGCCTGGCCCGCGAAGACGGCAAGAGGAATATCGCCGTCATCGCGCCGGCCTTCTCGGCCGACTGCATCGAGACGCTCGAGGAAATCAACGAGGAAATTCGCGAGAGCTTCGAAGAGGCGGGGGGCGAGACCTTCACATATATTCCGTGCCTCAATGCGTCCGACGATCACATCTGGGCCCTGACCTCGATCATCCGCGACAACCTGGGTGGTTGGGTCGCCTGA
- a CDS encoding L,D-transpeptidase: MSRFFGNSLSRRSFLAGSAAMVGFPAVAQDVNSAATIEMEPDITSKVRRNASAFRTLDWRPYFSNLKKGAILVDIDSRALHFWSEGGQYYLYPSSVPMSEELTRRGRTEVVRKVEGPEWRPTPSMLERNPDWPSYVGPGPDNPLGTHALYLSWTYYRIHGTHDTRKIGRRSSNGCIGLYNEHIQQLFGMSQIGTQVLLI; the protein is encoded by the coding sequence ATGTCGCGGTTTTTCGGAAATTCACTCAGCAGACGCAGCTTCCTTGCCGGATCGGCCGCGATGGTCGGTTTCCCGGCAGTGGCGCAGGATGTCAACAGCGCCGCCACAATCGAGATGGAGCCTGATATCACCAGCAAGGTGCGGCGCAACGCGTCGGCCTTCCGCACCCTCGATTGGCGACCTTATTTCTCGAACCTGAAGAAAGGCGCGATCCTGGTCGATATCGACAGCCGCGCGCTGCATTTCTGGAGCGAGGGCGGGCAATACTACCTCTATCCGTCGAGCGTGCCGATGTCCGAGGAACTGACCCGGCGCGGCCGCACCGAGGTGGTACGCAAGGTGGAGGGACCGGAATGGCGCCCGACACCCTCGATGCTCGAGCGGAACCCGGACTGGCCGAGCTATGTCGGCCCTGGCCCGGACAACCCGCTCGGCACGCACGCTCTTTACCTGAGCTGGACCTATTACCGCATTCACGGAACGCACGACACGCGCAAGATCGGGCGGAGGTCGTCGAACGGCTGCATCGGACTCTACAACGAGCATATTCAGCAGCTTTTCGGCATGTCCCAGATCGGGACGCAGGTGTTGCTAATTTGA
- the nusA gene encoding transcription termination factor NusA — protein MAITSANQLELLQTAEAVAREKMIDPGLVVEAMEESLARAAKSRYGAEMDIRVSIDRKTGRATFTRVRTVVEDDELENYQAEMTVEQARQYLDDPKVGDVYSEEVPPVEMGRIAAQSAKQVILQKVREAERDRQYEEFKDRVGTIINGMVKREEYGNVIVDVGAGEAILRRNEKIGRESYRPNERIRCYVKDVRREARGPQIFLSRTAPEFMEELFKMEVPEIYDGIIEIKACARDPGSRAKIAVISYDNSIDPVGACVGMRGSRVQAVVNELQGEKIDIIPWNEDQPTFLVNALQPAEVSKVVLDEDAGKIDVVVPEDQLSLAIGRRGQNVRLASQLTGLDIDIMTEAEDSERRQREFEERTKLFVDTLDLDEFFAQLLVSEGFTNLEEVAYVEIDELLVIDGVDEDTANELQARARDVLEARAKEALDKARELGVEDSLVEFEGLTPQMILALAEDGVKTLEDFATCADWELAGGWTVVDGERVKDDGLLEPFDVDIEEAQAMVMTARIQLGWVDPADLESDEPEDGDAEEEAEA, from the coding sequence ATGGCAATTACCTCTGCAAACCAGCTCGAGCTGTTGCAAACCGCCGAGGCGGTGGCGCGCGAGAAGATGATCGACCCCGGCCTGGTGGTCGAGGCGATGGAAGAAAGCCTCGCACGGGCGGCGAAATCCCGCTACGGCGCCGAGATGGATATCCGCGTGAGCATAGACCGGAAGACCGGCCGCGCCACGTTCACCCGCGTGCGCACGGTGGTCGAGGATGACGAGCTCGAGAATTACCAGGCCGAGATGACCGTCGAACAGGCTAGGCAATATCTCGACGATCCGAAGGTCGGCGACGTCTATTCCGAGGAAGTGCCGCCGGTCGAGATGGGTCGGATCGCGGCCCAGAGCGCCAAGCAGGTCATTCTTCAGAAAGTGCGCGAGGCCGAGCGTGATCGCCAGTACGAGGAGTTCAAGGACCGCGTCGGCACGATCATCAACGGCATGGTCAAGCGCGAGGAATATGGCAACGTCATCGTCGATGTCGGCGCGGGCGAGGCTATCCTGCGCCGGAACGAGAAGATCGGGCGCGAAAGCTATCGTCCCAACGAGCGCATCCGGTGCTATGTCAAGGATGTGCGCCGCGAGGCCCGTGGCCCGCAGATCTTCCTCAGCCGGACGGCGCCGGAATTCATGGAAGAGCTGTTCAAGATGGAGGTGCCGGAAATTTATGACGGCATCATCGAGATCAAGGCCTGCGCCCGCGATCCGGGAAGCCGCGCGAAGATCGCCGTGATCTCCTATGACAACTCGATCGACCCGGTGGGTGCCTGTGTCGGCATGCGCGGCAGCCGCGTGCAGGCCGTGGTGAACGAACTTCAGGGCGAAAAGATCGACATCATCCCCTGGAACGAGGATCAGCCGACCTTCCTCGTGAACGCGTTGCAGCCCGCCGAGGTGAGCAAGGTGGTTCTCGACGAGGATGCCGGCAAGATCGACGTCGTCGTTCCCGAGGACCAACTGAGCCTTGCCATCGGGCGCCGTGGTCAGAACGTGCGGCTTGCGTCGCAGCTGACCGGTCTCGACATTGATATCATGACCGAAGCCGAGGACAGCGAGCGCCGCCAGAGGGAGTTCGAGGAGCGCACGAAGCTGTTCGTCGACACCCTCGATCTCGACGAGTTCTTTGCGCAGCTTCTGGTTTCGGAAGGGTTCACGAACCTCGAGGAGGTGGCCTATGTCGAGATCGACGAGCTGCTGGTCATCGACGGCGTGGACGAGGATACCGCCAACGAACTCCAGGCGCGGGCACGCGACGTGCTCGAGGCACGCGCGAAGGAAGCCCTCGACAAGGCGCGTGAACTGGGCGTCGAAGACAGTTTGGTCGAGTTCGAAGGGCTGACGCCGCAGATGATCCTTGCTCTTGCGGAGGACGGTGTGAAGACGCTCGAGGACTTCGCGACTTGCGCGGACTGGGAACTTGCCGGCGGTTGGACCGTGGTGGACGGCGAACGCGTGAAGGACGATGGACTCCTGGAGCCGTTCGATGTGGATATCGAAGAAGCGCAGGCCATGGTCATGACGGCGCGCATCCAGCTTGGCTGGGTCGATCCGGCCGACCTGGAATCGGACGAGCCCGAGGACGGCGACGCCGAAGAGGAGGCCGAGGCCTGA
- the ubiG gene encoding bifunctional 2-polyprenyl-6-hydroxyphenol methylase/3-demethylubiquinol 3-O-methyltransferase UbiG: MQAGQSTIDEGEVAKFEAMAEEWWDPNGKFKPLHMLNPCRLDYITAQIGAEFDRDLKADTPFAGLRILDIGCGGGLLSEPMARLGADVVGADAAERNIPVARIHAEQSGLDIDYRHTTAEAMAAAGESFDVVLNMEVVEHVSDPLAYLTACRQLLRPGGLHICSTLNRNAKSYVMAIIGAEHVMRWLPRGTHEWSKFITPAELYDLLSQAGLTPVDKKGFVFNPVSWTWSLSDRDLSVNYVTASVKPSAQS, encoded by the coding sequence ATGCAAGCGGGCCAGAGCACCATAGACGAGGGCGAAGTCGCCAAGTTCGAAGCCATGGCCGAGGAGTGGTGGGATCCCAATGGCAAGTTCAAGCCGTTGCACATGCTCAACCCGTGCCGCCTCGACTATATCACCGCCCAGATCGGTGCCGAGTTCGACCGTGACCTGAAGGCCGACACGCCCTTCGCGGGCCTGCGCATCCTCGATATCGGTTGCGGGGGCGGTCTGCTCTCGGAACCGATGGCCCGGCTGGGGGCCGATGTGGTGGGCGCCGACGCGGCCGAACGCAACATCCCCGTCGCCCGCATCCATGCCGAGCAATCCGGGCTCGACATCGACTACCGCCACACAACGGCCGAGGCCATGGCCGCGGCGGGCGAAAGTTTCGACGTGGTCCTGAACATGGAAGTGGTGGAACATGTGTCCGATCCGCTGGCCTACCTCACCGCCTGCCGCCAATTGCTGCGGCCCGGCGGCCTGCACATCTGCTCGACCCTGAACCGGAACGCCAAGAGCTACGTCATGGCGATCATCGGCGCCGAACACGTGATGCGCTGGCTGCCGAGGGGCACCCATGAATGGTCGAAGTTCATCACACCCGCAGAGCTCTACGATCTCCTGTCACAGGCCGGTCTCACACCTGTCGACAAGAAGGGATTCGTGTTCAACCCGGTCTCATGGACCTGGTCGCTCTCCGACCGTGACCTGAGCGTCAATTACGTGACCGCAAGCGTGAAACCTTCGGCTCAGTCCTGA
- a CDS encoding carbon-nitrogen hydrolase family protein — protein sequence MLRAGLIQLNSSDDPVANLPQTVTYMRGAAKEGATFVLTPEVTNCVSASRSRQQQVLHHETDDPTLAALRREAEDLGVWLLIGSLAVKTDDPDGRFANRSFLVSPEGGIVARYDKMHMFDVEISESESYRESAGYRPGRFAVAPRTPFARVGMTVCYDLRFPRLYRHLAQAGADILTVPSAFSPVSGAAHWETLLRARAIETGCFVLAPAQCGTHDAQEGKARQTYGHSLAVSPWGEVLADGGDAPGVVIVDVEMSEVAEARGRIPSLGHDRPIEGPFDDEHVAE from the coding sequence ATGCTGCGCGCGGGCCTCATCCAGCTCAACTCGAGCGACGATCCGGTGGCGAACCTGCCGCAGACCGTCACCTACATGCGCGGGGCGGCGAAAGAAGGCGCGACCTTCGTGCTGACGCCCGAAGTCACGAACTGCGTTTCGGCCAGCCGGTCGCGGCAGCAGCAGGTGCTCCATCACGAGACGGACGACCCCACGCTGGCGGCGCTGCGTAGAGAGGCTGAAGACTTGGGTGTCTGGCTTCTGATCGGATCGCTTGCGGTGAAGACGGACGATCCTGATGGCCGGTTCGCGAATCGGTCCTTTCTCGTGTCGCCCGAAGGCGGGATCGTCGCGCGCTATGACAAGATGCACATGTTCGATGTGGAGATTTCGGAGAGCGAGAGTTACCGCGAGTCGGCGGGATACCGACCCGGACGGTTTGCCGTGGCTCCCCGAACGCCGTTTGCGCGCGTTGGCATGACCGTCTGCTATGACCTGCGCTTTCCGCGGCTTTATCGGCATCTGGCGCAGGCGGGGGCGGATATCCTGACGGTGCCCTCGGCGTTCTCGCCGGTGTCGGGGGCAGCCCATTGGGAGACGCTTCTCCGGGCGCGGGCGATCGAGACGGGCTGTTTCGTCCTGGCACCCGCGCAATGCGGAACGCATGACGCCCAAGAAGGCAAGGCGCGTCAGACCTACGGTCACTCGCTTGCCGTTTCGCCATGGGGCGAGGTGCTTGCCGATGGCGGCGACGCGCCCGGCGTGGTAATCGTTGACGTGGAGATGAGCGAAGTGGCGGAGGCGCGCGGGCGCATTCCGTCGCTTGGCCATGACAGACCGATCGAGGGCCCTTTCGACGATGAGCACGTCGCCGAGTAA
- the pip gene encoding prolyl aminopeptidase, with the protein MDKFPDQKNAVQYLYPPVDPYDRRMLDVGDGHQVYVEQSGNPEGIPVVVLHGGPGGGCSPAMRRYFNPSIYRIVLFDQRGCGRSRPHAEVEDNTTWHLVRDIELIRETLGIDAWIVFGGSWGATLALVYAISHPDRASHLVLRGVFLMTRAELDWFYGGGAGLFWPETWHRFRSLVPEDERDDIIAAYHRRLFSGDRATEITYAKAWSAWENALASVRSTGVMGDAPPEYARAFARLESHYFMNAGFLETDGWILDNVGRLVDVPGVVVQGRYDMICPPASAWRLSEAWGRAEINMVPMAGHALSEPGISGALVKVMDNLGR; encoded by the coding sequence ATGGACAAGTTCCCGGACCAGAAGAACGCGGTGCAATATCTCTACCCGCCCGTCGATCCCTACGATCGGCGCATGCTCGACGTGGGAGATGGCCACCAGGTCTATGTCGAGCAGTCCGGCAATCCGGAGGGTATCCCGGTCGTCGTGCTGCATGGCGGGCCGGGGGGTGGATGCAGCCCGGCGATGCGACGGTACTTCAACCCGTCGATCTACCGGATCGTTCTTTTCGACCAGCGCGGTTGTGGCCGGTCCCGCCCCCATGCGGAGGTCGAGGACAACACGACGTGGCACCTGGTGCGCGATATCGAGCTGATCCGCGAGACGCTCGGCATCGACGCGTGGATCGTGTTCGGCGGAAGCTGGGGCGCGACGCTCGCGCTTGTCTACGCGATCTCGCATCCGGATCGCGCCTCGCATCTGGTTCTGCGGGGGGTGTTCCTCATGACCCGTGCCGAGCTTGATTGGTTCTATGGCGGTGGAGCGGGCCTTTTCTGGCCCGAGACGTGGCATCGCTTTCGAAGCCTCGTGCCGGAGGACGAGCGGGATGACATCATCGCGGCCTATCACCGAAGATTGTTTTCCGGCGACCGCGCCACGGAGATCACTTATGCGAAGGCCTGGTCTGCCTGGGAAAACGCCCTCGCCTCGGTCCGGTCCACAGGGGTCATGGGGGATGCGCCGCCGGAATATGCCCGTGCCTTCGCACGCCTCGAAAGCCATTACTTCATGAATGCCGGCTTTCTCGAAACGGATGGCTGGATACTCGATAACGTCGGTCGGCTTGTCGATGTACCGGGCGTGGTGGTGCAGGGCCGCTACGACATGATCTGCCCACCCGCATCGGCCTGGCGTCTGTCGGAGGCGTGGGGACGCGCGGAGATCAACATGGTCCCGATGGCCGGGCATGCGTTGAGCGAGCCGGGGATCAGCGGTGCATTGGTCAAGGTGATGGACAACCTGGGCCGCTGA
- a CDS encoding RNA-binding protein produces the protein MGRGGQPKDRGDGPERKCIASGEVRPISELVRFVVGPDAQVVPDLAGKLPGRGIWVTASRPALNKAVEKGLFKRAAKHAVTVPPDLPDRVETMLAQRVVNLISLNRKGGNAVAGYEKVKDWLSKEEAVALVQASDGSERGKSKLSTPHRGHFIGWLTADELGQAFGRQTVIHAALRAGGLTKRVVDEAQRLKGLRAPDGDSGRRKGR, from the coding sequence ATGGGGCGCGGTGGGCAACCCAAGGATCGCGGTGACGGTCCCGAGCGCAAGTGCATTGCATCGGGCGAAGTGCGACCTATATCGGAGCTTGTCCGCTTCGTGGTGGGCCCGGATGCCCAGGTGGTGCCGGACCTGGCGGGCAAGCTGCCGGGCCGGGGGATCTGGGTGACGGCCAGCCGTCCCGCCTTGAACAAGGCGGTGGAGAAGGGTCTATTCAAGCGCGCTGCCAAGCATGCCGTGACCGTTCCCCCCGACCTTCCCGACCGGGTCGAAACGATGCTTGCGCAGCGGGTCGTCAACCTGATCAGCCTGAATCGAAAAGGCGGCAACGCCGTGGCGGGTTACGAGAAGGTGAAGGATTGGCTTTCCAAGGAGGAAGCGGTTGCGCTTGTCCAGGCGAGTGACGGATCGGAGCGCGGCAAGTCGAAGCTGAGCACGCCGCACCGGGGGCATTTCATCGGATGGCTGACCGCGGATGAGCTGGGCCAGGCATTCGGACGTCAAACGGTTATTCACGCGGCATTGCGCGCTGGAGGTTTGACGAAACGTGTTGTAGATGAGGCGCAAAGGTTGAAGGGCCTGCGTGCCCCGGACGGTGACAGCGGTCGCCGGAAAGGAAGATGA
- the grxC gene encoding glutaredoxin 3 translates to MPQVEIYTSPLCGFCHAAKRLLKQKNVNFQEIDVAANPARKPEMIQRANGGRTVPQIFIDGEHVGGCDDLYALERAGKLDALLSA, encoded by the coding sequence ATGCCTCAAGTCGAGATATACACCTCGCCGCTCTGCGGATTTTGCCATGCCGCCAAGCGCCTTCTGAAACAGAAGAACGTCAACTTCCAGGAAATCGACGTTGCCGCGAATCCCGCGCGCAAGCCGGAGATGATCCAGCGCGCGAATGGTGGACGCACCGTGCCGCAGATCTTCATCGACGGCGAGCATGTGGGCGGGTGTGACGATCTCTACGCGCTGGAGCGTGCGGGCAAGCTGGACGCGCTTCTTTCGGCGTGA